A window from Osmia lignaria lignaria isolate PbOS001 chromosome 8, iyOsmLign1, whole genome shotgun sequence encodes these proteins:
- the LOC143305527 gene encoding uncharacterized protein LOC143305527, whose protein sequence is MAVARSPTRLDRDAMTAGEPEEAFLPSVSAGTNATVYSASLKKLPPFWKENPVLWFAQVEAAFDLARITSDETKYRHVITHLDQVVLPFVADILTQPPARGKYEAIKNKIIGTFDESPESKLRHVLRGRGLGDEKPSYYLQRIRNLAGGQISENVLRSLFLDQLPDNIRSILAISETQDLGKLALQADKIIEMQAINVAAVSSAPRAVSPHGRMAALQDQRRRRSGSREGRSPHRARSSDGLCFYHRRFAERAHRCVIPCSWTGPPPQGLPISRPSLQLQPEN, encoded by the exons atggcGGTCGCACGCTCCCCGACGCGGCTCGACAGAGACGCCATGACAGCAGGAGAGCCTGAAGAAGCCTTTCTTCCATCGGTGTCGGCAGGGACGAATGCAACCGTATATTCTGCATCCCTTAAGAAATTACCTCCTTTTTGGAAAGAAAACCCCGTATTGTGGTTCGCTCAGGTGGAGGCAGCCTTCGATTTGGCAAGGATTACCAGCGACGAAACAAAATATCGACACGTTATTACGCATTTAGATCAGGTCGTGTTACCTTTCGTGGCGGATATTTTGACCCAACCACCGGCTAGAGGGAAATACGAggctattaaaaataaaataatcggcACTTTTGATGAATCGCCTGAAAGCAAACTGCGACATGTGCTCCGTGGTCGCGGTCTGGGTGACGAAAAACCGTCGTATTATTTGCAACGTATCAGGAATCTCGCTGGTGGCCAAATCAGCGAAAACGTGCTGCGGTCGCtatttttggatcagttgcCTGATAACATTCGGAGTATTCTGGCGATTTCTGAGACACAGGATCTTGGAAAGTTGGCATTACAGGCCGACAAAATCATAGAAATGCAGGCGATTAACGTGGCGGCAGTTTCGAGCGCGCCAAGGGCAGTTTCTCCTCATGGCAGGATGGCGGCGCTTCAGGATCAG CGGCGTAGACGCAGCGGCTCGAGAGAGGGCAGGTCTCCTCACCGGGCAAGGTCGAGCGATGGACTTTGTTTCTATCATCGACGATTCGCGGAGCGGGCACATCGCTGCGTCATTCCATGCAGCTGGACTGGACCGCCACCGCAGGGACTACCGATCAGCAGGCCTTCGTTGCAGTTGCAGCCGGAAAACTAG